Proteins from a genomic interval of Corynebacterium deserti GIMN1.010:
- a CDS encoding MarR family winged helix-turn-helix transcriptional regulator, translating to MSENSKEAGSPLIDAIDAALHLTRKLGGFEYSDPLIQPLSRLERLVVQHIRRYPGSSPSEISRELALKGSNASAAINGLVKKKHLRREPDPNDGRGTRLFLTDSGQDSVRRVHREWETVLEDVQVSDEQLKQAADTFELLFEAMNPMHQKEDH from the coding sequence TTGTCTGAGAACTCGAAAGAGGCAGGCAGTCCACTGATCGACGCTATCGATGCTGCGCTGCATCTCACCCGGAAATTAGGTGGCTTCGAATACTCAGATCCACTTATTCAGCCTTTAAGCCGACTAGAGCGTCTCGTTGTGCAACACATTCGGCGATACCCAGGCTCTTCGCCATCTGAAATTTCACGAGAACTAGCACTTAAAGGCTCCAATGCCAGTGCCGCGATCAATGGTCTGGTGAAAAAGAAACACCTGCGGCGTGAACCTGATCCCAATGACGGACGAGGCACTCGCCTTTTCCTTACAGATTCAGGACAAGACAGCGTTAGGCGTGTTCACCGTGAATGGGAGACAGTCCTAGAAGATGTTCAGGTTAGCGATGAACAGCTTAAGCAAGCAGCAGATACCTTCGAATTACTCTTTGAAGCAATGAATCCAATGCACCAAAAAGAAGATCACTAA
- a CDS encoding hypervirulence associated TUDOR domain-containing protein has product MQGAKPTSDNFSVGDHVRWNSEAGEVSGVIVKKHTKDTEYKGHMRRCSPEDPQYEIKSDKTDHVAMHKGNALHKIAKDSKK; this is encoded by the coding sequence ATCCAAGGAGCTAAACCCACGAGCGATAATTTTTCGGTTGGAGACCATGTCCGGTGGAATTCTGAAGCTGGCGAAGTGTCCGGAGTGATTGTAAAGAAGCACACCAAAGACACTGAATATAAAGGTCATATGCGCAGGTGTAGCCCAGAAGATCCGCAATATGAAATCAAAAGCGACAAAACTGATCATGTCGCAATGCACAAGGGCAATGCGCTTCACAAGATTGCCAAAGATTCTAAAAAATGA
- a CDS encoding DUF488 domain-containing protein, with amino-acid sequence MFLEPLDERNIELIVDVRAHPGSRRNPQFGSDEMRKWLPENGIDYLLFPKLGGRRKKQDVPPEINAGWNNDSFKNYADYTLSEEYHQGISELKELATSKRVAIMCGEPMPWRCHRLLISNTLAAQGWTVEHLIAGQKPKKYELGMWGAKPVINDDGQVTYPAT; translated from the coding sequence ATGTTTCTAGAACCTCTAGATGAACGAAATATTGAGCTGATTGTTGATGTCCGCGCTCACCCCGGATCTAGGCGCAATCCTCAGTTCGGCAGCGATGAAATGAGAAAGTGGCTACCTGAAAACGGTATTGACTATCTTTTGTTTCCCAAACTCGGTGGCAGAAGAAAGAAACAGGATGTGCCACCTGAAATTAACGCTGGGTGGAACAATGACAGCTTCAAAAACTATGCTGACTACACACTGTCTGAGGAATACCACCAAGGAATTTCTGAGCTGAAAGAGCTTGCCACATCAAAACGAGTTGCCATCATGTGCGGTGAACCCATGCCCTGGCGGTGCCATCGACTGCTGATTTCCAACACCTTGGCCGCCCAAGGATGGACAGTGGAACACCTAATTGCTGGCCAAAAGCCGAAGAAATATGAGCTTGGAATGTGGGGCGCGAAACCAGTGATTAATGACGATGGGCAAGTCACCTATCCAGCAACCTAG
- a CDS encoding SDR family oxidoreductase, which produces MSETVLVIGATGSIGRHVVSEALNQGYQVKAFARSKSRARVLPAEAEIIVGDLLDPSSIEKAVKGVEGIIFTHGNSTRKSDVRDVDYTGVANTLKAVKGKDVKIVLMTAVGTTRPGVAYAEWKRHGEQLVRASGHGYTIVRPGWLDYNNDDERQIVMLQGDTNQSGGPADGVIARDQIARVLVSSLSDKAARNKTFELSATHGVAQESLTATFATLQTDNSGEIEGILDTNIVPVESSATLFQADLASISS; this is translated from the coding sequence AGGGATACCAAGTTAAGGCATTTGCCCGTAGCAAGTCCCGTGCACGGGTGCTTCCAGCTGAGGCAGAGATTATCGTAGGAGATCTGCTTGATCCTTCCTCGATTGAGAAAGCTGTAAAAGGCGTCGAGGGAATCATTTTCACTCACGGCAACTCCACTCGTAAAAGCGATGTGCGGGATGTTGATTACACCGGCGTTGCCAACACGTTGAAGGCAGTCAAGGGAAAAGATGTAAAAATTGTGCTGATGACCGCCGTTGGAACGACCCGCCCAGGTGTGGCTTATGCCGAGTGGAAGCGACATGGCGAGCAACTTGTTCGAGCTAGCGGACACGGTTACACCATTGTTCGCCCTGGCTGGCTTGACTACAACAATGATGATGAGCGCCAGATCGTCATGCTTCAAGGAGACACCAACCAATCTGGTGGACCTGCAGATGGCGTGATCGCCCGGGATCAGATCGCACGTGTCTTGGTCAGCAGCCTGAGTGATAAAGCAGCACGAAACAAAACCTTCGAACTATCTGCCACTCACGGTGTCGCCCAGGAAAGTCTCACTGCAACCTTTGCCACCCTACAGACTGATAACTCCGGGGAGATCGAAGGCATCTTGGATACCAATATCGTTCCGGTTGAGTCCTCTGCCACTCTATTTCAGGCCGATTTGGCCAGCATTTCTTCCTAG